A stretch of the Vulcanisaeta souniana JCM 11219 genome encodes the following:
- a CDS encoding C-GCAxxG-C-C family (seleno)protein produces MENEELDNLIKNAKERATQLLVETENCAYSPFVALLEALNIKASPELLAIPIGFAGGLSGSGHLCGALWASVAAVSIYMKRKIDEERSGRQSGESFTAYHSNLHSKVVEVYKQFINMFGSPDCKDLNPKFDLVSPEQRKKCTVIVRKSTEITLRVLLGGGK; encoded by the coding sequence ATGGAGAATGAGGAACTTGATAATTTGATAAAGAATGCCAAGGAAAGGGCCACCCAATTACTCGTTGAGACAGAGAATTGCGCATACTCGCCCTTCGTGGCCTTGCTCGAGGCCTTAAACATTAAGGCATCGCCTGAGCTGCTGGCAATACCAATAGGCTTTGCCGGTGGTTTAAGTGGTTCTGGGCATCTTTGTGGTGCTCTATGGGCTTCCGTAGCTGCCGTGAGCATTTATATGAAGAGGAAAATAGATGAGGAAAGAAGTGGTAGGCAGAGTGGCGAGTCATTCACTGCGTACCATAGTAATCTTCATAGTAAGGTTGTGGAGGTGTATAAGCAATTCATTAATATGTTTGGGTCACCAGACTGTAAAGACCTAAATCCAAAATTTGACCTAGTATCGCCTGAGCAACGTAAGAAGTGCACAGTCATTGTTAGGAAATCCACTGAGATTACGCTGAGGGTGTTATTAGGTGGTGGTAAATGA
- a CDS encoding dihydrolipoyl dehydrogenase family protein, translating into MSTEITGREAEGIKWDFVAIGSGTAGADAAIRAAQLGLKVLLIERDRSRLGGTCVNVGCVPTKKLLYLADHYHELGRFLINEGLIASTKLDVKAMFEAKDRLISQVISWYTFKVLPSYGVRQLIGEARLVSPRSIKVGDSIIEARNVLIATGSRPKIPPIKGMEQGLRSGFAVTSDDFFYLRSIPDSVLIIGGGAIGIELGTLLSKLGSRVTIVEVMDRLLPTFPDPELGNYLASRIMMEMYGVNVKVGTSVTEVDPSNKMVRLSSGETVKVDAVLIATGREPNTQGLNLEGVGVEVRNGAVMVDDHSRTNIPGIYAAGDVTGKYMLASVAKVQGIAAAENAAGLDSRVDYSLVPMVVFSDPEIASVGISVGKDDPRYVIAKMPNYINYRAIAYNKPYGWTKIVVDRAGGKIVGFHMIGPWASEIVNMATIAIKKGLTLDEAKELVFSHPVFSELLIDTMELVSGGNVYLPKR; encoded by the coding sequence ATGAGCACGGAAATCACCGGCAGGGAGGCTGAAGGCATTAAGTGGGACTTTGTGGCCATTGGTTCTGGTACGGCTGGCGCTGATGCGGCAATACGGGCTGCCCAGCTGGGACTTAAGGTGCTACTCATAGAGAGGGATAGGAGTAGGTTAGGTGGTACCTGCGTTAATGTTGGCTGTGTACCCACGAAGAAGTTGCTGTACCTTGCTGATCATTATCATGAGTTAGGTAGGTTCCTCATTAATGAGGGTTTGATCGCAAGCACAAAGTTGGATGTTAAGGCTATGTTTGAGGCTAAGGATCGATTAATAAGCCAAGTGATATCCTGGTACACGTTCAAGGTGCTCCCGAGTTATGGCGTAAGGCAATTAATTGGTGAGGCTAGGTTGGTATCACCTAGGTCGATTAAGGTTGGTGATTCAATAATAGAGGCTAGGAACGTCCTAATAGCCACTGGCTCTAGGCCGAAAATACCGCCAATAAAAGGCATGGAGCAGGGGTTGAGGAGCGGCTTTGCCGTAACCAGTGATGACTTCTTCTACCTTAGGTCCATACCTGACAGTGTTTTGATTATTGGTGGCGGTGCGATTGGGATTGAGCTTGGCACGTTATTGAGCAAGCTTGGTTCTAGGGTAACCATTGTTGAGGTTATGGATAGATTATTACCAACGTTCCCAGATCCAGAGCTTGGTAATTACCTCGCCAGTAGGATTATGATGGAAATGTATGGAGTTAACGTTAAGGTGGGTACGTCAGTAACCGAGGTGGATCCAAGTAATAAAATGGTTAGGTTATCCAGTGGTGAGACTGTGAAGGTTGATGCCGTCCTAATAGCCACAGGTAGGGAGCCCAACACCCAGGGGCTTAACCTTGAGGGTGTTGGCGTTGAGGTTAGGAATGGCGCCGTCATGGTTGATGATCACTCGAGGACTAATATACCTGGTATCTACGCAGCTGGCGATGTAACTGGTAAGTACATGTTGGCCAGTGTGGCTAAGGTTCAGGGTATTGCGGCTGCGGAGAACGCCGCAGGCCTTGATTCTAGGGTTGATTACTCATTAGTGCCCATGGTTGTTTTCTCAGACCCAGAAATAGCATCTGTGGGTATCTCGGTTGGTAAGGATGATCCCAGGTACGTCATAGCCAAAATGCCTAATTATATAAATTACAGGGCAATTGCATATAATAAGCCATATGGCTGGACAAAAATAGTGGTAGATAGGGCTGGTGGAAAAATCGTTGGTTTTCATATGATTGGTCCATGGGCCTCTGAGATCGTTAACATGGCAACGATAGCCATTAAAAAGGGATTAACACTTGATGAGGCAAAAGAACTTGTATTTTCACATCCAGTCTTCTCAGAACTTTTAATAGATACCATGGAACTAGTCTCTGGAGGTAATGTATATTTGCCCAAGAGATGA
- a CDS encoding long-chain-fatty-acid--CoA ligase has protein sequence MKKLRPRRSDKEEQNQQEQKETKEISGFRDYPLTVDKILTWASYAFPNNEIVYWPPGGSRASVTFSQFADRVRRVAAALMDLGLRSGKPWEFGSKIAVMEWDTLRYVDLFYAIPSIGSTLFTVNIRLAPHEVMYTMSIAKPDALVINIDDFEPFIKPILDNIKTIKLVIYMSDRSKGPSQDYGIKTVPYEELLKHEPLKEFPEIDERTPATMLFTSGTTGPPKGVYFTHRQLALHASSVTIALSYPPYNIGVKDVSMPLIPLFHVHGWGTPYVVMLSGTRKYVLPGRYDWGHILRLIHDEGVTYTGGVPTILYVLLTHPDSSKYDLRGLRFGNGGSAMPEGLYNAAKARGIIVASGYGMTETAPVLTMAYLRPEYLNWSEDEKKQLVLRTGLPIPLVQLRVVDEQDNDVPMDGKTIGELVVWSPWIAKEYLDDPEKTRNAWRNGWFHTGDVAVWFPDGYIFIVDRLKDVIKSGGEWISSVKLESIISTHPAVGEVAVIGVPHEKWGERPVAIVVPKPGERITEDEIRNYLMQFVGRGEIPKWWLPDKIIIVEAELPKTSTGKIDKKLLRDRFKDEFT, from the coding sequence ATGAAGAAATTAAGGCCTAGGAGAAGCGATAAAGAAGAACAGAATCAACAGGAACAGAAAGAAACCAAGGAAATTAGTGGCTTTAGGGATTATCCATTGACCGTTGATAAAATACTTACCTGGGCCTCATATGCCTTCCCTAACAATGAGATTGTTTACTGGCCTCCTGGCGGTTCCAGGGCCTCTGTTACGTTTTCCCAATTTGCTGATAGAGTTCGTAGGGTTGCTGCAGCACTTATGGACTTGGGTCTACGGTCAGGTAAGCCGTGGGAGTTCGGTTCGAAGATAGCCGTAATGGAGTGGGATACCCTTAGGTATGTTGATTTATTCTACGCAATACCATCAATAGGCTCTACACTATTTACGGTAAACATCAGATTAGCGCCACATGAAGTCATGTATACCATGAGCATTGCAAAACCCGATGCCCTAGTCATAAACATTGACGACTTTGAACCATTCATAAAGCCAATACTTGATAATATTAAGACCATTAAACTCGTCATTTACATGAGCGATAGGAGCAAAGGGCCGAGTCAGGATTACGGCATCAAGACAGTCCCTTACGAGGAATTACTGAAGCATGAACCGTTGAAGGAATTCCCAGAGATTGACGAGAGGACACCGGCCACAATGCTATTCACTTCAGGAACAACGGGACCGCCAAAGGGCGTCTACTTCACGCATAGGCAGCTTGCCCTTCATGCATCGTCAGTAACAATAGCCCTGAGCTATCCACCCTATAATATCGGTGTCAAGGATGTGTCAATGCCGTTAATACCATTATTCCATGTACATGGTTGGGGCACACCATATGTGGTTATGCTATCGGGTACCAGGAAATACGTATTGCCTGGCAGGTATGACTGGGGACACATACTAAGGCTAATTCATGATGAGGGAGTGACGTACACGGGCGGCGTACCAACAATATTATACGTACTACTTACGCATCCTGATTCCTCGAAGTATGACCTAAGGGGTTTGAGGTTTGGTAATGGTGGCTCTGCAATGCCCGAGGGTCTTTATAACGCGGCTAAGGCTAGGGGTATTATCGTGGCTTCAGGTTATGGAATGACAGAGACGGCTCCCGTGCTTACAATGGCCTACTTAAGGCCTGAGTATCTGAACTGGTCTGAGGATGAGAAGAAGCAATTGGTTCTTAGAACTGGTCTGCCGATACCCCTTGTTCAGTTGCGTGTTGTTGATGAGCAGGACAATGACGTACCAATGGATGGAAAGACCATTGGCGAGTTGGTGGTTTGGTCCCCGTGGATTGCCAAGGAGTACCTAGATGATCCAGAGAAGACTAGGAATGCCTGGCGCAATGGTTGGTTCCATACGGGAGATGTTGCGGTGTGGTTCCCAGACGGTTATATTTTCATAGTTGATAGGCTTAAGGATGTGATCAAGAGCGGCGGTGAGTGGATATCAAGTGTTAAGTTGGAGAGTATAATCAGTACTCATCCTGCCGTGGGTGAAGTGGCTGTGATCGGTGTTCCCCATGAGAAGTGGGGTGAGAGACCCGTGGCCATCGTAGTGCCTAAGCCCGGGGAGAGAATTACAGAGGATGAGATCAGGAACTACCTAATGCAATTCGTGGGGAGAGGTGAAATACCGAAGTGGTGGTTGCCTGATAAGATCATTATTGTTGAGGCTGAGTTACCGAAGACAAGTACGGGTAAGATCGACAAGAAGCTACTCAGGGATAGATTTAAGGATGAATTCACATGA
- a CDS encoding amino acid-binding protein, whose protein sequence is MVWLLVSISRDRPGLLNDITGIIRSHNMNIRNIVGNNYAILIEVEGKADTRLMNELGNVDGVNTVNSTELPITLLGFVKEDFMKAVLYYVMERDPELLERLGYEYGKELMRHLLDSVVDARDAIYTSLRILTALGVLVLVDMRFAQGGITVSITEAFDEDVGMPMTRGIIKGLFETTGARHSIKIERRDTQSIITVT, encoded by the coding sequence ATGGTTTGGCTATTAGTAAGTATTTCAAGGGATAGACCTGGGCTTCTTAATGACATTACGGGTATTATTAGGTCCCATAACATGAACATAAGAAATATAGTGGGTAATAATTATGCAATTCTCATTGAGGTGGAGGGCAAGGCCGATACCAGGCTAATGAATGAGCTGGGTAACGTGGACGGCGTTAATACAGTGAATTCTACTGAATTACCCATTACATTGCTGGGTTTCGTTAAAGAGGACTTTATGAAGGCCGTGCTTTACTACGTAATGGAGAGAGACCCCGAATTACTGGAGAGACTTGGATATGAGTATGGTAAAGAATTAATGAGACATTTACTTGATTCTGTGGTCGACGCTAGGGATGCCATTTATACTTCACTAAGGATACTAACGGCGCTCGGGGTATTGGTACTTGTTGACATGAGATTTGCACAGGGTGGAATAACTGTCTCAATTACTGAGGCCTTTGATGAAGATGTTGGGATGCCGATGACAAGAGGAATAATCAAGGGCTTATTTGAGACAACTGGCGCCAGACATAGTATTAAAATCGAACGGAGAGACACGCAGAGCATCATTACAGTTACTTAA
- a CDS encoding acyl-CoA thioesterase produces MPFRVKYYVYWTDTDAAGIAHFTSFLRLIEHAEEDFYRENGILHYHSIAPRRELFITYTAPLRRGDVAIVELWLDEARTRAIRYRFRVINETTGKNAAEGYLVFTCVNNENGELRAIPCPEELINAWKRTLDSTSTQ; encoded by the coding sequence ATGCCATTTAGAGTTAAGTACTATGTTTATTGGACTGACACTGATGCGGCAGGTATTGCGCACTTCACATCATTTCTAAGGCTTATTGAGCATGCAGAGGAAGATTTCTATAGGGAAAATGGTATTCTTCATTACCACTCGATCGCCCCACGTAGAGAACTCTTCATAACCTATACGGCGCCATTACGGAGAGGTGATGTTGCCATTGTTGAGCTATGGCTTGATGAAGCAAGGACCCGGGCGATTAGGTATAGGTTTAGGGTAATTAATGAGACCACGGGTAAAAACGCTGCTGAAGGCTACCTAGTATTTACTTGTGTTAATAATGAGAATGGTGAGCTGAGGGCTATTCCATGTCCTGAGGAACTCATTAACGCCTGGAAGAGAACTCTCGATAGTACTAGTACTCAATAA
- a CDS encoding CaiB/BaiF CoA transferase family protein: MSKTPLDGVRVIDLTHSAAGPFATSILGDLGADVVKVESPEGDMTRTWGHVIKDGASTYYLAMNRNKRVIRFDLKNESDRSRFYEMVRDADVLIENYRSGVAERLGIDYDTVSKINPRIIYVSIKGFIPGSEYEDYPAFDVVIQGMSGLMSVTGCEDGTFVKVGVPITDMVTGFFSVIAILSALRVRDREGKGIRITVPMLDSALYIMGMHLLYYFFTGNVPRPLGTKYMSVVAPYQAFRARDGKMFILAVGNDKIWRMFCKAIGRPELTDDPRFRTNPDRVKNQDELEKILQGIFLTRDRDDWVSLLLSNGIPAGPIYNMADLARDNYVNRYVLAEIRHPELGVVRLVRNPIRFNGEPTDVRFIEY; this comes from the coding sequence ATGAGTAAAACTCCACTTGATGGCGTTAGGGTGATTGATTTAACGCATTCTGCGGCTGGTCCCTTTGCGACATCAATACTTGGTGACTTGGGTGCAGATGTCGTTAAGGTTGAGTCCCCTGAGGGTGACATGACTAGGACGTGGGGCCACGTAATCAAGGATGGGGCCAGCACGTATTATTTGGCAATGAATAGGAATAAGCGCGTTATTAGGTTCGACCTTAAGAATGAGAGTGATAGGAGTAGGTTTTATGAGATGGTTAGGGACGCTGACGTTTTAATCGAGAATTACAGGTCTGGAGTTGCGGAGAGACTTGGCATTGATTATGACACTGTGAGTAAGATTAATCCGAGGATTATTTACGTATCGATTAAGGGTTTCATACCAGGTAGTGAGTATGAGGATTACCCTGCCTTTGACGTTGTTATTCAGGGTATGAGCGGTTTGATGAGCGTCACGGGTTGTGAGGATGGGACCTTTGTTAAGGTTGGTGTTCCAATAACTGACATGGTGACTGGCTTCTTCTCGGTAATAGCAATACTATCGGCGCTTAGGGTTAGGGATAGGGAGGGTAAGGGTATTAGGATTACCGTACCAATGCTGGACTCAGCCCTATACATAATGGGTATGCACCTACTTTACTATTTCTTCACGGGTAATGTACCGAGACCACTGGGTACTAAGTACATGAGTGTTGTCGCCCCGTACCAAGCCTTCAGGGCCAGGGACGGTAAGATGTTCATACTCGCAGTTGGTAATGATAAGATCTGGAGGATGTTCTGTAAGGCCATTGGTAGGCCTGAATTGACTGATGATCCTAGATTTAGGACAAACCCTGACAGGGTTAAGAACCAGGACGAGCTCGAGAAAATACTCCAGGGAATATTCCTAACAAGGGATAGAGATGACTGGGTAAGCCTTCTCCTAAGTAATGGAATACCTGCTGGCCCCATTTACAACATGGCGGATTTAGCTAGGGATAATTACGTGAATAGGTATGTACTTGCTGAGATTAGGCACCCAGAGTTAGGCGTAGTGAGACTCGTTAGGAACCCCATTAGGTTCAATGGTGAACCCACTGATGTCAGATTTATTGAGTACTAG
- a CDS encoding phosphoribosyltransferase family protein has product MKPGLRRVIRYDGKSSYEIRIAGLTRELPIVSIGIINIEDQRFKAYIASDAELVLSDVEFISVVSRELAKHIAPFSPEVIAAPEAKAIAITYEVSRRLGIAKFIIARKGIKAYMSSHAEVIVNSITTGVAQRLVLDDESIRYVKNKRTCIIDDVVSTGSTIRAIENLIGSAGGNIVCRASVWLEGPWIDDDWVIHIGELPIFIEQVNDKKRIDH; this is encoded by the coding sequence ATGAAGCCAGGATTAAGGCGCGTGATTAGGTATGATGGCAAGTCCTCGTATGAAATTAGGATTGCTGGGTTAACTAGGGAGCTACCGATAGTAAGCATTGGTATTATTAATATCGAGGATCAACGATTCAAGGCATACATAGCCTCTGATGCGGAGCTTGTGCTCAGCGACGTGGAGTTTATAAGCGTGGTCTCTAGGGAGCTCGCAAAACACATAGCCCCATTTAGCCCAGAGGTTATTGCAGCACCTGAGGCTAAGGCCATTGCCATTACCTATGAGGTTTCCAGGAGGCTAGGCATTGCCAAGTTCATCATTGCTAGGAAGGGCATCAAGGCATACATGAGCAGCCATGCGGAGGTAATTGTTAATTCGATAACAACTGGAGTGGCACAAAGACTTGTCCTTGATGATGAGTCAATACGGTACGTGAAAAATAAGAGGACTTGCATTATTGACGATGTGGTCTCCACGGGAAGTACCATTAGGGCTATCGAGAACTTGATAGGGAGTGCTGGCGGTAATATTGTATGCAGGGCTAGTGTTTGGCTTGAGGGCCCATGGATTGATGACGACTGGGTAATCCACATAGGCGAATTACCAATATTTATAGAGCAGGTGAATGATAAAAAGCGCATCGATCATTGA
- a CDS encoding MFS transporter, translated as MSGPTIPESTRRRGLMLASISTFFAWALEYYDFLIYFSLVPYISDLFFPKANPLAGLLYTLLIFAVGYFARPLGAIFFGHVGDKHGRRNALLGDAITMAIATIVIALLPTYSQIGIWAPILLTIFRFVQGFGYGGEAGGGVVWALEFASPKWRGLVNGVLNSSMSVASLLASGLLLLVSAYYPIGTIGWRILFLSGAVVVIIGLIIRFAAPESILWERKKEEGRIVKVPLATAIRRYWFSLVLVILINLGLTFVFYAGYGFVTTFTKLLSSYIPELQKAFVQLTYLPLMLGSIGGIIGNTFGGYLTDLFGRRRMLIIPTAILLVTIYPLYLALTTLSIPIMATSLALMYFIFTLSATVQTAYFSEIFPTEVRWSGIGFGWNLNAAIGSLAPTFALILYANLKGSMSPITAAALAPSIVVMIGAAMTIIGASIGPETVRRALD; from the coding sequence ATGAGTGGGCCAACAATACCAGAAAGCACTAGAAGGAGAGGCTTGATGCTTGCCTCAATATCAACCTTCTTTGCATGGGCACTCGAATATTATGACTTCCTAATTTACTTTTCACTGGTGCCTTATATTAGTGACTTGTTCTTCCCTAAGGCAAACCCATTGGCTGGACTCCTCTATACACTGCTTATTTTTGCTGTTGGTTACTTCGCGAGACCCCTGGGTGCCATTTTCTTTGGTCACGTTGGTGATAAACACGGTAGGAGGAATGCACTGCTTGGTGATGCAATAACCATGGCCATAGCAACCATAGTCATTGCATTACTACCAACGTACTCGCAAATAGGTATTTGGGCACCCATTTTGCTAACAATATTTAGGTTCGTACAGGGGTTTGGATACGGCGGCGAGGCAGGCGGTGGAGTTGTGTGGGCACTGGAGTTCGCATCGCCCAAGTGGCGTGGGCTAGTTAATGGTGTGCTTAATTCAAGTATGTCCGTTGCCTCACTACTTGCCTCAGGCCTACTACTTCTTGTCAGCGCCTATTACCCAATAGGCACGATTGGATGGAGAATACTCTTCCTGAGCGGCGCAGTCGTCGTTATCATAGGCCTAATCATAAGGTTTGCCGCACCAGAATCAATACTTTGGGAGAGGAAGAAAGAGGAGGGCAGGATAGTCAAGGTGCCATTGGCAACCGCCATTAGGAGGTACTGGTTCAGTCTCGTCCTTGTGATACTGATAAACCTTGGCCTAACCTTCGTGTTTTATGCAGGTTATGGCTTTGTAACCACATTCACAAAACTACTGTCCAGCTACATACCGGAACTTCAGAAGGCCTTTGTCCAATTAACATACTTACCGCTAATGCTCGGTAGCATTGGCGGTATAATAGGTAATACATTCGGTGGCTACTTAACCGACCTATTCGGAAGGAGAAGGATGCTGATAATACCAACCGCAATACTCCTCGTAACAATATACCCGCTTTACCTGGCCTTAACGACGCTCTCAATACCCATAATGGCTACCTCACTCGCTCTCATGTACTTCATATTCACCCTAAGCGCCACCGTGCAGACGGCCTACTTCTCCGAGATATTCCCAACGGAGGTCAGATGGAGCGGCATAGGCTTCGGTTGGAATCTAAATGCTGCAATCGGATCACTGGCACCAACATTTGCATTAATACTCTACGCAAACCTTAAGGGTAGTATGAGTCCAATAACGGCAGCTGCATTGGCCCCGTCAATAGTAGTCATGATTGGTGCTGCAATGACCATAATAGGCGCATCAATTGGCCCAGAGACCGTTAGAAGGGCACTTGATTAA
- the coaBC gene encoding bifunctional phosphopantothenoylcysteine decarboxylase/phosphopantothenate--cysteine ligase CoaBC, whose product MPFREDIELIKGSRSNLLRGKRVVLALTGGVSVYRAPDIARELIRHGADVVTFMSREASRLLGPRVMEWATGNPAYVELSGYAEHVNICTVADAVVVVPATANTIGKVANGIGDTPVALCAMTALGAGVPLLLVPAMNESMWRNPLVRSNIERLRGLGVRFVEPVLSEGKAKLVENQEVVESVIDLLAPRDMYGLSVLVTSGPTHESIDATKYITTPSSGLTGYYFAREVMARGARVTLVKGPVSIGDPPNTEVFRVEGVMEMYDVVMRLVSNRHYDLAILTAAPLDFYVKDRVEGKISSDLERVVVELIQAPKMARDLKRVSPGTFLIAYKAEVGISEEELIEKTMRRAREGDWDLALAHLVGEGKGFGTEKDEVLVLNKGGVVRRVGPLHKRELAREVLSMYLSTVKGW is encoded by the coding sequence GTGCCCTTTAGGGAGGATATTGAACTGATCAAGGGCTCGAGGAGCAATTTACTGCGTGGTAAGAGGGTTGTCCTTGCTCTAACAGGTGGCGTCTCGGTTTATAGGGCTCCAGATATTGCCAGGGAGTTGATTAGACATGGCGCGGATGTGGTTACGTTCATGAGTAGGGAAGCCAGTAGGTTACTTGGTCCTAGGGTTATGGAATGGGCTACGGGTAATCCGGCGTATGTGGAGTTGAGTGGCTATGCGGAACATGTTAACATATGCACGGTTGCTGATGCAGTGGTGGTTGTGCCAGCTACCGCGAACACCATCGGCAAGGTGGCTAATGGCATTGGGGATACGCCTGTGGCTTTATGTGCAATGACTGCCCTGGGCGCTGGTGTGCCATTGCTCCTCGTACCTGCCATGAACGAGTCCATGTGGAGGAACCCACTGGTTAGGAGTAATATTGAGAGGCTGAGGGGATTGGGCGTGCGGTTTGTTGAGCCGGTCCTCAGTGAAGGTAAGGCTAAGTTGGTTGAGAATCAGGAAGTTGTTGAGTCAGTGATTGACTTATTAGCACCAAGGGACATGTATGGTTTATCAGTTCTAGTAACCTCTGGGCCAACCCATGAAAGCATTGACGCCACTAAATACATAACAACACCCAGCAGTGGATTAACCGGTTACTACTTTGCCAGGGAGGTAATGGCTAGGGGTGCCAGGGTTACCCTGGTTAAGGGACCCGTGAGCATTGGTGATCCACCTAATACGGAGGTTTTTAGGGTTGAGGGTGTTATGGAAATGTACGATGTCGTAATGAGACTTGTCAGTAATCGACACTATGACCTTGCCATATTAACGGCTGCCCCACTGGACTTCTATGTTAAGGATAGGGTTGAGGGTAAGATAAGTAGTGACCTGGAGAGGGTCGTTGTGGAACTTATTCAAGCTCCCAAGATGGCCAGGGACTTGAAGAGGGTCTCGCCAGGTACATTCCTAATAGCCTATAAGGCTGAGGTTGGTATTTCGGAGGAGGAATTAATTGAGAAGACGATGAGGAGGGCAAGGGAGGGTGACTGGGATTTAGCCCTGGCTCACCTAGTTGGTGAGGGTAAGGGATTTGGTACTGAGAAGGATGAGGTCCTCGTATTAAATAAGGGTGGTGTGGTCAGGAGGGTTGGTCCATTGCATAAGCGGGAATTGGCCAGGGAGGTTTTGAGTATGTATTTGTCCACGGTTAAGGGATGGTAG
- a CDS encoding AbrB/MazE/SpoVT family DNA-binding domain-containing protein, with protein MPINELPYTVKIYINNQVLIPANLIKALGLSKAKYADIVIEYNGQRIKLKDIKLLRTRHTDSRQFTIPREIRETYGIRSLDEVIIHEIIPKTR; from the coding sequence TTGCCAATAAATGAACTCCCGTATACCGTGAAGATATACATCAACAACCAAGTCTTGATACCGGCGAATCTCATCAAGGCCCTTGGCCTAAGCAAAGCAAAGTATGCAGACATAGTAATAGAGTATAATGGTCAAAGAATAAAACTAAAGGACATAAAGCTGCTCAGGACTAGGCATACGGACTCTAGGCAATTCACAATACCCAGGGAAATCAGGGAGACCTACGGCATAAGGTCACTCGATGAAGTAATAATTCATGAAATAATACCAAAGACAAGATAG
- a CDS encoding (Fe-S)-binding protein: MESWVKSLIEIMKGSLNSNGLPIPMDKAYCSEWAKDLNIPRGGSTIIYTSCLYQMAPMINELVPWIEKIKGSSLSAFAGTLSRAGLGGILSRFAGFMVKPNKADIDRANGIVRNIARALQKAGISFGFLYEDEPYSGALLHEIGAEDAFMDYFENTVLKTLRKYEVKRVITIDPHTHNVLVNVAPNYFKLNFEVVNYLDLIKGIKVRSRIGNDVVIHDSCLYARYLNKYDIYRSILDNAGIKHLEDPMITGRETSTCCGGPLESLSPELSKKIAKIRIENLARLSKTVVTVCPICLANLGRNAEGAAQILDINEIIEPE, translated from the coding sequence TTGGAAAGTTGGGTTAAATCACTGATTGAAATAATGAAGGGCAGCCTTAATTCAAACGGTTTACCAATACCAATGGACAAGGCATATTGCAGTGAGTGGGCGAAGGATCTTAACATACCCAGGGGCGGTAGCACAATAATCTACACCTCATGCCTATATCAAATGGCCCCCATGATCAATGAGTTAGTGCCATGGATTGAGAAGATCAAGGGTTCATCATTAAGCGCCTTTGCCGGTACGTTATCAAGAGCTGGCTTGGGAGGCATATTGTCCAGGTTTGCGGGCTTCATGGTAAAACCAAACAAGGCTGATATTGATAGGGCCAATGGCATAGTAAGGAATATAGCCAGGGCGCTACAGAAGGCAGGCATTAGTTTCGGTTTCCTCTACGAGGATGAACCATACAGCGGCGCACTACTTCATGAAATTGGGGCTGAGGATGCGTTTATGGATTACTTTGAAAATACCGTGCTCAAGACACTTAGGAAGTATGAAGTTAAGAGGGTTATAACGATTGACCCGCACACCCACAATGTATTGGTAAACGTCGCACCGAACTACTTCAAACTCAACTTTGAGGTGGTGAACTACCTAGACCTAATCAAGGGCATTAAGGTGAGGTCCAGGATAGGTAATGATGTAGTCATACATGATTCATGCCTATACGCCAGGTACCTGAACAAATATGACATTTACAGGTCAATACTTGATAATGCTGGCATTAAGCACCTTGAAGATCCCATGATAACCGGTAGGGAAACATCAACATGCTGCGGAGGACCCCTCGAGTCGCTCAGCCCAGAGCTGTCTAAGAAAATAGCTAAGATAAGGATTGAAAATCTTGCGAGACTATCAAAGACCGTGGTGACCGTATGCCCAATATGCCTTGCAAACCTAGGCAGGAACGCCGAAGGCGCGGCTCAGATCCTGGATATAAACGAGATCATCGAACCAGAATAG